In Terriglobales bacterium, the following are encoded in one genomic region:
- a CDS encoding CsbD family protein, whose product MDKDTVKGKSKDIAGRVERQVGEWTGRKDLEAEGAAKQVEGKVQKGVGKVKDAGRDLADKMKDKGDKVRDDMRRDDIRKKDVA is encoded by the coding sequence ATGGACAAGGACACGGTGAAGGGCAAAAGCAAGGACATCGCGGGGCGCGTGGAGCGTCAGGTCGGCGAGTGGACGGGCCGCAAGGATCTGGAAGCTGAAGGCGCCGCCAAACAGGTCGAAGGCAAGGTGCAAAAGGGCGTCGGCAAAGTGAAGGACGCCGGTCGCGACTTGGCCGACAAAATGAAGGACAAAGGCGATAAAGTTCGCGATGACATGCGCAGGGATGACATCCGGAAAAAAGACGTCGCTTGA
- the pheA gene encoding prephenate dehydratase — protein sequence MRIAIQGELGSFSDEAARTFLPGCSVVPCVTSSDVFDRLDSGRVGAALVPIENSLAGPVAQHLDLLLARDAFVQREFHLRIRHNLIAAPGVNLKDVRRVFSHPVALEQCREFFRRHRQARAESFYDTAGSVRYVVGDNLRDAAAIAGSRAASVYKGRVLLRGLEDDKQNFTRFFLVGRSPKIHRNANKTSIAVALKNAPGALFKALSVFALRDIDLSKIESRPLRGRPFEYVFFIDYLRADDDAARKALAHLSEIAEFVKILGIYPAA from the coding sequence ATGCGCATAGCTATCCAGGGAGAACTCGGGTCGTTCAGCGATGAGGCGGCGCGTACTTTCCTGCCCGGCTGCTCGGTGGTGCCATGTGTCACCTCGTCTGACGTTTTTGATCGCCTCGACTCTGGTCGCGTAGGCGCAGCCCTGGTGCCAATCGAGAACTCCCTGGCCGGGCCGGTTGCCCAACACCTGGACCTGCTGCTGGCGCGCGACGCCTTCGTCCAACGCGAGTTCCACCTGCGCATCCGGCACAACCTGATCGCCGCGCCCGGCGTGAATCTGAAGGACGTCCGGCGGGTGTTCTCCCACCCCGTCGCGCTGGAGCAGTGCCGCGAGTTCTTCCGCCGTCATCGGCAAGCGCGGGCCGAATCTTTCTACGATACCGCCGGCAGCGTCCGTTACGTGGTCGGCGACAACCTGCGGGATGCCGCCGCGATTGCCGGCAGCCGCGCCGCCAGTGTGTACAAGGGCCGCGTTCTGCTGCGCGGGTTGGAAGACGACAAGCAGAACTTCACCCGCTTTTTTCTCGTCGGCCGCTCCCCCAAGATTCATCGCAACGCCAACAAAACTTCGATTGCGGTCGCGCTGAAGAATGCGCCCGGAGCGCTGTTCAAGGCGCTAAGCGTGTTTGCGCTGCGCGACATCGATCTCAGCAAGATCGAGTCGCGGCCGCTGCGTGGCCGCCCGTTCGAGTACGTGTTCTTCATCGACTACCTGCGCGCCGATGACGACGCCGCGCGCAAGGCGTTGGCGCACCTCTCCGAGATTGCTGAATTTGTAAAAATTCTCGGCATCTATCCCGCGGCCTGA
- a CDS encoding lmo0937 family membrane protein: MLWTLFIILLVLWLVGVISSYTLGGFIHILLVLAVVALVFQLLTGRSTV; encoded by the coding sequence ATGCTTTGGACTTTATTCATCATCCTGCTGGTGCTGTGGCTGGTCGGCGTTATCAGCAGCTACACGCTGGGAGGATTTATCCACATTCTGCTCGTGCTCGCGGTGGTGGCGCTGGTATTCCAGTTGCTCACCGGCCGCAGTACGGTGTGA